From a single Kitasatospora azatica KCTC 9699 genomic region:
- a CDS encoding bifunctional nuclease family protein, which yields MNELDVVGVRVEMPSNQPIVLLREVGGDRYLPIWIGPGEATAIAFAQQGMTPVRPLTHDLFKDVLEALGQQLTEVRITDLREGVFYAELVFAGGVEVSARPSDAIALALRTGTPIYGAEEVLAEAGIAIPDEQEDEVEKFREFLDQVSPEDFGGSAQ from the coding sequence GTGAATGAGCTCGACGTCGTGGGTGTCCGGGTGGAGATGCCCTCCAACCAGCCGATCGTCCTGCTGCGCGAAGTGGGGGGTGATCGGTACCTGCCGATTTGGATCGGCCCTGGCGAGGCGACCGCGATCGCCTTCGCCCAGCAGGGCATGACTCCGGTGCGGCCGCTGACGCACGACCTCTTCAAGGACGTGCTGGAGGCCCTGGGCCAACAGCTCACCGAGGTGCGGATCACCGATCTGCGCGAGGGCGTCTTCTACGCCGAGCTGGTCTTCGCCGGCGGGGTCGAGGTGAGCGCGCGCCCCTCGGACGCGATAGCGCTGGCGCTGCGCACCGGCACGCCGATCTACGGGGCCGAGGAGGTGCTCGCCGAGGCGGGCATCGCGATCCCGGACGAGCAGGAGGACGAGGTGGAGAAGTTCCGCGAGTTCCTCGACCAGGTCTCGCCGGAGGACTTCGGCGGCAGCGCGCAGTAA
- the ftsR gene encoding transcriptional regulator FtsR, with the protein MAPRRPSGPQLRAAERRGAELLSIGAVLAFLREDFPEVTISKIRFLEAEGLVEPQRTPSGYRKFGPADVERLAYVLRMQRDHYLPLRVIREHLDAIERGEAPPALPVAESRPGPLEEADRELDTVPPAGVRLGRAELLAAAGAEERDLAEWESYGLVLPGPDGGYDAETLQIARLVAELGRFGLEPRHLRQVKAAAEREIALVDQVVAPLRRHRNPQTRAHAETTARELATLAVRLHATMVQAGLRARPQ; encoded by the coding sequence ATGGCCCCCCGCCGCCCCAGCGGCCCGCAGCTGCGGGCCGCCGAGCGGCGCGGGGCCGAACTGCTCAGCATCGGTGCGGTGCTCGCCTTCCTGCGCGAGGACTTCCCCGAAGTCACCATCTCCAAGATCCGTTTCCTGGAGGCGGAGGGTCTGGTCGAACCGCAGCGCACGCCCTCGGGCTACCGCAAGTTCGGCCCGGCCGACGTCGAGCGGCTCGCCTACGTGCTGCGGATGCAGCGCGACCACTACCTGCCACTGCGGGTGATCCGTGAGCACCTGGACGCGATCGAGCGCGGTGAGGCCCCGCCGGCGCTGCCGGTGGCGGAGTCCCGTCCCGGTCCGCTGGAGGAGGCCGACCGCGAGCTGGACACCGTGCCGCCCGCCGGCGTCCGGCTGGGCCGGGCCGAGCTGCTGGCCGCGGCCGGTGCCGAGGAGCGTGACCTGGCCGAATGGGAGTCCTACGGCCTGGTGCTGCCCGGACCGGACGGCGGGTACGACGCGGAGACCCTGCAGATCGCCCGCCTGGTGGCCGAGCTCGGCCGGTTCGGACTGGAGCCGCGCCACCTGCGCCAGGTGAAGGCCGCAGCCGAGCGGGAGATCGCCCTGGTGGACCAGGTGGTCGCCCCGCTGCGCCGGCACCGCAACCCGCAGACCAGGGCGCACGCCGAGACCACCGCCCGGGAGCTGGCCACGCTGGCCGTGCGGTTGCACGCCACCATGGTGCAGGCCGGGCTGCGTGCCCGACCCCAATAA
- a CDS encoding FHA domain-containing protein gives MTGQIVCPRCGNHNPGTARFCNNCGTPLRVGAPESSVETTSTISISGLESYDPAATSTGATPALSAEVLAAIDALPPGSALLIVLRGPNSGSRFLLDADITTAGRHPQGDIFLDDVTVSRRHVEFRRQPGGGFSVADVGSLNGTYVNREAIDEVALNNGDEVQIGKYRLVFFAGPHRY, from the coding sequence ATGACCGGCCAGATCGTCTGTCCGCGGTGCGGCAACCACAACCCGGGTACCGCGAGGTTCTGCAACAACTGCGGCACCCCGCTGCGGGTCGGCGCGCCCGAGAGCTCGGTCGAGACCACCTCGACCATCTCGATCTCCGGTCTGGAGTCCTACGACCCGGCCGCCACCAGCACCGGCGCCACCCCGGCCCTGTCGGCCGAGGTGCTCGCCGCGATCGACGCGCTGCCCCCGGGCTCCGCGCTGCTGATCGTGCTGCGCGGGCCCAACTCGGGCAGCCGGTTCCTGCTGGACGCCGACATCACCACCGCCGGCCGCCACCCGCAGGGTGACATCTTCCTGGACGACGTCACCGTCTCCCGGCGGCACGTGGAGTTCCGCCGCCAGCCGGGCGGCGGCTTCTCGGTCGCGGACGTGGGCAGCCTGAACGGGACCTACGTCAACCGTGAGGCGATCGACGAGGTCGCGCTCAACAACGGTGACGAGGTGCAGATCGGCAAGTACCGCCTGGTCTTCTTCGCGGGACCCCACCGGTACTAG
- a CDS encoding DUF881 domain-containing protein produces MTKDENENEPVEETPEAEPTAEPEATPEPEPTPEPEPTPEPELAPEPAEDSAAPAADARRRLRSALWPPRISRGQLVVALLLFALGLGLAIQVRSTNDHSALRGARQEDLVRILDELDSRQQRLQQEKAQLDQSLAQLQNSSNQAKEAQEQTRQKALELGVLAGTVKATGPGIVLTVDDPQGQVKADMLLDTLQELRAAGAEAIQINDVRVVANTYFTDVPGGGVQIDGKTVVQPYRFTVIGNPQDLSPALNIPGGIVRTLEKQQVATTISEQQKVTVDALAVPSAAQFAKPAAK; encoded by the coding sequence GTGACCAAGGACGAGAACGAGAACGAGCCGGTCGAGGAGACGCCCGAGGCCGAGCCGACGGCTGAGCCCGAGGCGACGCCCGAGCCCGAGCCGACCCCCGAACCCGAGCCGACCCCCGAGCCCGAGCTCGCCCCCGAGCCCGCCGAGGACTCGGCGGCGCCCGCCGCCGACGCCCGGCGCCGGCTGCGCAGCGCCCTCTGGCCGCCGCGGATCTCGCGCGGTCAGCTGGTGGTGGCGCTGCTGCTGTTCGCCCTGGGACTGGGCCTGGCGATCCAGGTCCGTTCCACCAACGACCACAGTGCGCTGCGCGGCGCCCGCCAGGAGGACCTGGTCCGGATCCTCGACGAGCTGGACAGCCGGCAGCAGCGCCTGCAGCAGGAGAAGGCCCAACTCGACCAGTCCCTGGCGCAGTTGCAGAACAGCTCGAACCAGGCCAAGGAAGCCCAGGAGCAGACCAGGCAGAAGGCGCTGGAGCTGGGCGTGCTGGCCGGTACGGTGAAGGCGACCGGCCCGGGCATCGTACTGACGGTCGATGACCCCCAGGGGCAGGTCAAGGCGGATATGCTGCTGGACACCCTGCAGGAACTCCGAGCGGCGGGGGCGGAGGCGATTCAGATCAACGATGTCCGCGTGGTGGCCAACACCTACTTCACCGACGTGCCCGGCGGTGGCGTGCAGATCGACGGCAAGACCGTCGTGCAGCCCTACCGGTTCACGGTGATCGGCAACCCGCAGGATCTGAGTCCCGCGTTGAACATTCCCGGTGGCATCGTCCGTACTCTTGAGAAGCAGCAGGTTGCCACCACCATCTCGGAACAGCAGAAGGTGACGGTGGACGCGCTGGCGGTGCCGTCCGCCGCGCAGTTCGCCAAGCCGGCGGCGAAGTGA
- a CDS encoding small basic family protein: MIAVLGLVAGVIVGLFVQPSVPAAVVPYLPIAVVAALDAVFGGVRAMLDGIFDDKVFVVSFLSNVVVAALIVFLGDQLGVGSQLSTGVVVVLGIRIFSNAAAIRRHVFRA, translated from the coding sequence GTGATCGCCGTACTGGGCCTGGTGGCCGGAGTCATCGTCGGGCTCTTCGTGCAGCCTTCGGTGCCGGCCGCCGTCGTACCGTATCTGCCGATCGCCGTGGTGGCCGCGTTGGACGCGGTCTTCGGTGGGGTGCGGGCGATGTTGGACGGGATCTTCGACGACAAGGTCTTCGTGGTCTCCTTCCTCTCCAACGTGGTGGTGGCGGCGCTGATCGTCTTCCTCGGCGACCAGCTGGGCGTGGGCTCGCAGCTGTCCACCGGGGTGGTCGTGGTGCTGGGCATCCGGATCTTCTCGAATGCGGCGGCCATCCGGCGCCACGTGTTCCGGGCCTGA
- a CDS encoding DUF881 domain-containing protein has translation MSRMPATRSPNERNGRFARPDASMTLLTTVMDQSLDEGYAAAARARGEEGSRRLPTTAKGKVLLAVGLALAAVVVTVSGVNAHESSPALAKERDALIQRVTDATAAADRLQHQVESARAQVDQEQQRALRASGGDAGLVALGASVGTGAVTGPGLKLVIDDPANASTGGGIDPRTSGGFSGGRLRDRDLQLIVNGLWQAGAEAIAVNGQRLTALSPIRAAGDAILVDNRPLVPPYTVLAVGDEKRLPGAFQESMGGHYLRLLQDSYGIKATAAAQHSMDLPAAVGFTLRLATPDAGSPSPSPAPSTPTTGASKP, from the coding sequence ATGTCCCGCATGCCAGCCACGCGATCACCGAACGAGCGAAACGGCCGGTTCGCCCGTCCCGACGCCTCGATGACGCTGCTGACCACGGTGATGGACCAGAGCCTGGACGAGGGCTACGCGGCCGCCGCGCGGGCCCGTGGCGAGGAGGGGAGCCGTCGGCTGCCCACCACCGCCAAGGGCAAGGTGCTGCTGGCGGTCGGCCTGGCGCTGGCAGCCGTGGTGGTGACGGTCAGTGGGGTCAACGCCCACGAGTCCAGTCCGGCGCTGGCCAAGGAGCGCGACGCGCTGATCCAGCGGGTCACCGATGCGACCGCTGCCGCCGACCGGCTGCAGCACCAAGTGGAGTCGGCCCGGGCGCAGGTCGACCAGGAGCAGCAGCGCGCCCTGCGGGCCAGCGGCGGAGACGCGGGCCTGGTGGCGCTGGGTGCCTCGGTGGGCACCGGCGCGGTGACCGGCCCGGGGCTGAAGCTGGTGATCGACGACCCGGCCAACGCCAGTACCGGCGGTGGGATCGACCCGCGCACCTCCGGTGGGTTCAGCGGCGGCCGGCTGCGCGACCGGGACCTGCAGTTGATCGTCAACGGGCTCTGGCAGGCCGGCGCCGAGGCCATCGCGGTCAACGGGCAACGGCTGACGGCGCTCTCGCCGATCCGCGCGGCCGGTGACGCGATCCTGGTCGACAACCGCCCGCTGGTGCCGCCGTACACGGTGCTGGCGGTAGGCGACGAGAAGCGGCTGCCGGGTGCGTTCCAGGAGAGCATGGGCGGGCACTATCTGCGGCTCCTGCAGGACAGCTACGGCATCAAGGCCACCGCCGCCGCACAGCATTCGATGGACCTGCCCGCCGCGGTCGGCTTCACGCTGCGGCTGGCCACCCCCGACGCCGGCTCGCCGAGTCCGAGCCCGGCACCCTCGACCCCTACGACAGGAGCATCCAAGCCGTGA